Below is a genomic region from Henckelia pumila isolate YLH828 chromosome 3, ASM3356847v2, whole genome shotgun sequence.
AGCTTTAGCAGTATACCATGCCACAAGCTTCGTTGATTTAATGGGAGCTGCAATTCGAGCTGAGACCAATATCAAGCGAAGGGAAGACGAGAACACGAACAAGAGACCTCTTGTGGGGAAATATTCAACAGGAAAACAGCCATTCAAGAAACCATATCAGTTTTCTCGGACAAACAAGAGCGCTCCTTCAAAACCAAGTAATCAAGAAACCAAACCATGTAGTACCTGTGGATTTAAACACTTTGGAGAATGCCACAAAGCATTTGGTGCCTGTTTTGGATGTGTGAAGACTGGACACCACATTGCAGATTGTCCAGAAAACAAGGGCAAAGAAACTGAGGCAAAAGGCAGTTCTACTCCGAATAAAACAAAGAAGAACAAGACGAATGCACGTGTGTTTGCCTTAACTCAAGAGGAGGCATGAAAATCTAACGATGTCATGGCAGGTACCATCTTAATCAATCAATCTCCCGCTTATATGTTGTTTGATTGTGgtgctacgcattcgtttatatcTAAGAGGTTTGCTAAGAAGTTAGGACTTATTCCTGAAGTACTTGTGGAACCTTTTAGGGTAGCAACTCCCACTAGTAAGGCAATTGAAATGCATAGGGTACACCGAGATTGCATAATCGACATTAGTGAACATGTATTTCAAGCTGAACTGATTCAACTAAACATGGTAGAATTCGATGCTATTCTATGGATGGATTGGCTagaaataaccatgcattagtTGATTGTCTCATGATGAATGTCAAAATGCGAACTTCAAACCTCGACCAAGTCATTTATCATGGTAAAGTCAAGGAGCAGAAGTTTCTTTTATCTGCTTCTCAAGCTTGGAAAGCTATGAAAAGTGGAGAAGAAGTATATCTAGCCATACTAGGCGAGATAAAGGAAGAAGTTACCCTTGAATTAGAAGAGATCCCGATTGTACAAGAGTTTCCGGATATGTTCCCTGAAGAACTCCCTGGAGTAATTCCTGACCGCGAggtggaatttgagattaatcTGGTACCTGGTGCTGCACCTATCTCAAAAGCACCATATCGAATGACTCCAGCggaattgaaagaattaaaagatcAACTGCAAGAGTTGTTGGATAAAAAGCAAATACGACCAAGCGCATCTCCTTGGGGAACCCCGGTcctatttgtgaagaagaaagatgggagtATGAGGTTGTGTATCGACTATCGAGAACTCAATAAGATCACAATTAAGAACAAGTGCCCCCTTccaagaattgatgatttgtttgaacAACTCAAAGGAGCTACAGTCTTTTCCAAGCTCGATCTAAGGTCAGGCTATCACCAATTGAAAGTCAAGGCAGAAGACGTTCCGAAAATAGCTTTCCggacaaggtatggacattacgaGTTCATGGTGATGGCTTTCGGGTTAACCAACGCACCGGCAACATTCATGGACCTCATGAATAGAGTATTCAAGCCGTTCCTCGACAAGTTTGTGGTGGTgtttattgacgacatcctcGTATATTCACCAAGTGAAGAAGACCACAAAAAGCATCTCCGGCTCACTCTCCAGACGCTGAGAGAGAAATAACTCTAtgacaaattcaagaagtgtgaattttggcttaaAAGCGTCACCTTCTTGGGACATATAATATCCAAAGATGGAGTATCTATGGATCCTAAGAAAGTGGAGGCAGTTATGGATTGGCTTAGACCAAAAACTGTAACTGAAATTCGAAGCTTTCTAGGTTTGGCTGGCTACTATCAAAAATTTGTGGAATGTTTTTCCTCAATAGCTATACCTCTCAGCAAACTCACACAAAATAACTCTAAGTTCAACTGGGATGAAACTTGTGAAAAGAGCTTcgaaattttgaagaaaaagtTGGCACCTACACCAGTATTGGCACTACCGTCCGAAGACAAAGATTTTACCATCTATAGGGATGCGTCAAAAGGAGGATTGAGATGCGTGCTCATGCAAGATGGAAGGTTAATTGCTTATGCTTCAAGACAACTAAAGTCGTATGAGCAAAACTACCCCACGCATGACCTCGAATTAGCCGCAGTGGTCTTTGCactaaagatttgaagacattATCTTTACGGTGCAAAGTGTGAAATATTTACtgatcaccaaagtctcaagtaCTTTTTTACTCAAAAagatttgaatatgagacagagaaggtggattgaactattgaaggattatgacttgACAATAAGCTACCACCCTGGAAAAGCAAACAAGGTAGCTGATGCTCTAAGTCGGAAGAACATAGGTAAAGTGATCTTAGCCTCACTCTCAGCGCAACCATGTCTTCGAGAAACAGTCAAGTGGAAACAGAACCAAGATCCTTCTTTAGTAAAACTCAGGGAGCAAGCAGGAGAAGGAAAGGCACCAAATCTTGAAATAGATAAAAATGGAGTTATGTGGATGAAAGGACGATTGTGTGTACCTGACATTGACAATATTCGTCAGGAGGTAATGTCTGAAGCacacaaatcaaaattttcagttCATCCCGGCAGTACCAAGATGTATCAAGATTCAAAAGGAAAGTTTTGGTGGAATGGAATGAAGAAGGATGTCGCTgagtttgtgtctcgatgtcagGTCTGTCAGAAAGTTAAAGTTGAACAtcaacgacctggaggattactTCAACCTTTGGaaattccagaatggaagtgggaacacatttctatggattttgttgtcgGCTTAcccaagtcaaggcagagtcaTGACGGAATATGGGTAATTGTAGACAGACTTACAAAGACCGCGCATTTCCTACCGGTCCGCATGAACTACAACCTGAATAAGCTAGCTACCTTGTACATGGACAATATCATAAGATTACAAGGGGTACCTGCTAGTATTTTGTTAGATAGGGACCTGAGGTTTGTGTCCAGATTTTGGAAAAGCTTTCAGGACGTCATGGGAACCAAGGTCACTCTCAGTACGACCTATCACCCTCAAACTGATGGCCAAACAAAGAGAAAGATCcaaacattggaggacatgctGAGGGCTTGTGCTCTAGACTTTAGTGGTAACTGGAGTTAACACTTGCCTTTAATCGAGtttgcttacaacaatagttaccacAATAGTATTGGAATGACACCATACGAAGCCTTATATGAGAGAAAGTGTCGCTCACCTTTATACCGGGATGAAATAGGAGAGAAAGCCATCATTGGACCTGAATTGGTTCAAGAAATGGTAGAAAAAGTAACCATCATCAAGGAAAGactcaaagctgctcaagatcgacAAAATAGTTGGGCTGATATGAAGAGACGACCGTTGGAATTGGAAGTAGGTGAAAAGGCGTATGTAAAAATCTCACCCATGAAAGGATTAGTTCGATTTGGTAAAACTGGAAAATTGAATCCCAGATATGTCGGAAcattcgagattctggacaaaGTAGGAACCTTGGCGTATAGACTGGCCTTACCACCAGATATGTCAAGGATtcacaatgttttccatgtttctcaattaataaagtaCATCCCGGACCCCATTCATGCCCTTGAAATTGAACCTCTTGTAATTGAAGGGAATCTGAATAAGGAGCTCAAGTATGAAGAGGTTCCAATTTGAGTAGTTGATACTAAGGATCAAATTTTGAGGCGAAGGACCATTATGTATGTAAAGGTCCAATGGTCTAATCAAACGAAAagggaggccacttgggaattGGAAGAGAAGATGCGCAACCTGTATCCCTACCTCTTTGCAGAACAAGCCAATCCAAGTTTCGAGGATGAAACTTATCCCAAGGTGGGAGGAATGTGAAGCCACAGTtatatgcatgtacttgaaGGCAAAAGTTGTAACTTTATCAGTCATATACAATCAAATGTAACTGATGGTATAATGATATTCAATTTCGAAATACAAAGGGGCAAGAACCAACTGAACATGAGGAATGGTAACAGTCACAATGATGGAGATTAGTGGCTGCTGAAACTGATGGAGTATGCTGTCAATTTCGAATTCATGCTGCATGTAACAGCCAGAAATGTAACATCCACAATTATGGAGAATGATGGCTGTTAATATGAGTTATTGACCATGAATGGGAGGCCCTTCAGCTGCTTCTTACACATATAAATAGTGGCAGATTCATAAGGGAAATCACACCAATTTCGAGCAACAAAACTGAGTGCAACTCTGCTGATCTGTTCATTTTCGTGCACCAATTTCTGGTTATTTTCGAGTGAACCAAGGGCTGCTGAAGTTGGGAGATTTCAGCTGTAATTCGAAGCCAGCTGTAACATTTTGAAGCTTGGATTTTTGAGTACAAGGTCTGCCAGAAGTCTTGGAATACGGCGTCAGTTCAAAGCAAGCTTTCTGTTCTATTTTTGAAGAAGTTTTCTGCTCACGTTTGAGGCTTACCATCAACATCAGTTTCTGCACGATTTTCTTACAAATCACATAAGGTAAGAGGGcttatatctatatatgttttaaaaacgttcatgatattttttgtGAAAGTTCAATCGTACATAGCCTGGTTCAAATTTCTTTGAATTTCGTACATGTTTATTCCATGAAACTCCTTGTTATGaactgttagaattcgacttaaGAAGTGGTAAGGAATTCCGAAAACATGAGAAGATatgatatggccctgatgcggtgggttataataaccgtttaaggtctcgcccccttagaggagtaaaaaTTCGGGACTGGTCAGTAGCCAtgattaacgagatgaataacagtgtTATGTCTAAGTTTACGTTTCAGTCATGATATGCGTTGATGCTCAGTTTCGAGTTTTACCTTGTCTTGATTTATGTTGCGACATGTGTTGGAACATGCTCCCTttgaactcctatatatatgtattttcgACATTTGCATGTACGATTGGTCTCctcttgctgagtgttttccaTAACACTCATCCCCCTTATTTCCCGTCCCAGATACCGAAGAGCAGTTGGATGATGATGAACAACACGCATTCCGAGGTTGGTGATCAAGTCTAAAATTATGGAAATGCTAGCAGTCTTATtagttttattatcttttatgTTTCGCTTCCGCTATtgtcatgttttgatattgtaAAGACATTTCTGGATTTGTAAAAGACTGGTTGAAGGCTATTTTTACACTACATGGCTTGTTGTTTTACGATTTAAGATTGTTAACAACGCCAATGATGCGTTCTGATCTCGGGGCGTGACAGTTAAGGTATATCATGTTAGGTCAGCACGACCATACTTGATTGGTGGCTTTAGCTGTCTCCTTTTTCTGTCTCTTGCTAATTTGTATGTACTGAGATCTTTTGACGGTTCCCAACCTTGTGTTGAATCTTGTAGACTATCATCAGATTTGTTTATCTCTTCCTTTTCTTGTGATACCTGCTCAGTGCAATGTTCCATCTCAACTTGATATTTACCACCTTCAATGGCTTCAAGTCCTAAATTTTTGTCTTTCTAGAGATAGCCCATCTTTGATTCATAAAAAAACCATTTCCTTGTATTAAAACACTTCGATCTGATCCTCAAGACTGGGACCCTCTTTAATCTTGAAGGTGTACAGCCTCTGTTTCAAGTACAATCTATTTGCAAAATATTTAGTCATGTACAATGATTCCAGCTTAACCCACTTGCTGCACTCATTTCCTTGGCCACCTCTGTCACGCCCCAAAACCGAGCCTAGTTAACATTGACGTTGTTTAACATTTCGAATTGTAAAACAACAAGCCACGTAGTATAGAAAATAGTCTTCAACCAGTTTTCTACATAATCAAATATGTTTTTACAAAATAGGGAATACGACAATAGCGGAAGCGACAAAATAACAGAAAATAACTACTAATAAAACTTCAAACAGAACACCAACCCCAGAATGCATATTGTTCATCCTCTTCTAACTGTTCTTCGGTATCTGGGGAGGaaagtaagggggtgagtgttttggaaaacactcagcaagtgggggccgatcgagcacgataaacaccaaaaatatatttacatgtacacATGTATATTTCATAATCTCGAAACAAAATAAGCATGCTGAATTCGAACAAATACGAAGCAAATATTGCACtgttaattatctcattttcTGTGGTTTTACTGATCAGTTCCCTATATGTTACTTCTCTAAGGGGCGAGGCCAaaggaacggttattataacccaccgcatcagggccatatcaaatcaaatcaaatcatcgGAAATTCCTTATCCATTTCTAAATCGAATCTTAACAGTGCATCTCAAATATTTCCAATTAATTCTAACATGTTTCAAATAATATCACGAATATccaacaaataatatttatcaaaGTGGAACGAATATACATATCATGTcgatcgaattttcaaaagcataattatttattttataaaacttaactcacacacaaaataaatataagtatagAAACTTATATCACACAAAAGAAAGGTAGAAGCCCACTTACAGTATTCGATTTCTAAGAAAATTGTGAAGGAGTAGATGTTGTTATATGATCTCGAATTTAAGCAATCCTCAAAACCAAGTGAAGGACCGAAGGTATTGTTTGGACTTTGGACAGAAAACAATGAAACTTCTTGATCGAATGTAGCACTGCTTTGGACTGTTTATGAACTTTGATCGCTTCTAAATCTTTGATGGCTGCTGCAGGTGTTTGTTGCAACGCTTAGACAAATCCAAAggcttcaaaacataacataaacttgaTCTCAGAATATTGCTTACGTATTTCGAAATGGCCAGAATCCTTTTCTCAAAATGATGCCGCGTTCTCGAGTTTTCTGGACAACAAAGGTGCTTGAAAATGAGCAGAACCTAGAGCTTCAATTCCTACTGCTGGAGCTCAGATTTGGGCAGACTCAGAAGCTTCAAGAATTTCCAGAAGTTGTTCAAACTTTGGACCAAAACTCTGctcaaaagatggacaaaaATTCAGTTTCGAACCGATGCCGCACTCGATGTTCTAGGCAAAATTTTGCACTCGACAATGAGCAGAATTCAAGGCTTCAACTGCTGCTATTTGGATTCGAATTTAGGAAGGAGATACGCTCAAAATTTGGACAGAAATATGATCTCAGATTTTTGCTTACTGGTTTTCGAAGATAGCAAAAAAAATCCTTCCGATATGATGCCGATCTCTTTGAGGATTCTGGGCAGCAACTTAATGCTTTGAATTGCTCGATTCAATTTGCTGCTACTGATCCGTGAAATGGGCCAGAAATCAGCTGCTTGAAACCTTGCCAACTAGACAGAAATTCGATGCTTAGAATGACTGAAAACTGAAGCTCGAACTGAACAAAAATCAAAGCTTAAGAAATGTTGCTGCTGCTGCTCGAGTATGGAGTATTGGAGTGCTCGAAATTGGTGTGTTTCCCATCAGCTAAATCCATAACTTATAGGCTTCAAGTAGCTACTGAAAAGCCTCCCATGCTAATCTCCATTACATGACTGTTACACTAGCTGTTACAACTCTTCAGTTTTGAATTTGAAACAAAATCTGACTTCGGTTATGGCTCATGCCTTCATTTCTTCGGTTATGGCTCATCATAGGTTGGGTTCTCACAACCTCTCGAAGGGGTTTATCACCTAAGCACAGTATAATGGCACTGTGTGCATTCGCCTTGATTTCATCCTTATCTTTGATTATACTAGACATTTCATCCTTCTTTTTCAATGCCACAAGAATACCTTGTTGAATTAGTATTGCCCTCATTTTGATTCTCCACAGGGAGAAATCATTCTTCACAGTAAATTTCTCAATGTCAAGCTTCATTGTTCCCAATCCCATCACTATACCGTTTCCCACAAACGACTCCACTTGTAACGACAGTGATGATTTTCAACCCAAAACAATCAATAACCCCAATTCTCTAAGATTCAAATATGAGAAAGAAACAAATCTACCAGCAATAAATATATACTGGATTGtcaataaataatatatgtgtgtttgtgtgtgtacacacatatatatgtgtAAGTGTTATTCTATAAAGAAATAAGGTTTTAACATTTTAGGGGTCAGAGAGATCTACTATCAAattttaacttaataaaaactttaatattttttggTGTCATTTTACACTTTATTTTTGAAAGTTAATTTaaagttcaaaaattaattttttttccaacaaATTTTGTAAAGATTGTAGGTGGAACAATTAAGATATTAAACCCAAGAGAGGtaataaaaatgtaaaaaaaaaatgaaaagatgGGTCAGACTCGAAACCCCGttacttttaaaaatttaatagacCTTGTCAACTAGATGCAGGCCTGCATGTAAATGATATTAATTTCGTAAATACtttttaataaatatacattaaaaaaaactcataaataataacaagacttctaaaaaTTTTGGGGGCCGTAGCCCCTTAGCCCAATTGTAGATCTCCCCCTCTGGGTGTGTAGAACTTTTACTAGCATTAAAGAAGCAAAACATCGGAAATAAACTTTAACAGGGTGAGTGAGCATGCGGCGGTGCATATTTATTCATTTTCGATTCACCAAAAATGGTAAAAATAGAAAGCATTGACTAATTTGTTGTTATCACATCTCCATATTATACATCAATATATATCATCGCTAAAAGGAAAAGCAAATGACAAAAACATTAATAAAAATGATTCTCCTTCTGCCCTTGATCATCTTCCCTGttctcatcttcttcttcttcaaaaacCCGAAAAATGCAGCAAAATTGCATAATCCGCCATCTCCTCCGGGCCTTCCATTCATTGGAAACCTTCACCAATTCGACTCATGCAATCCTCACCTTTATCTATTCAAACTCGCCAAAAAATATGGTCCTCTCATGTCCATGAAGCTTGGAAAAGTTCAAGTTCTCGTAGTTTCTTCAGCGAAAATGGCGAAAGAAGTTCTAAAAACCCACGACCTCGCCTTCTGCAGCAGGCCACCTTTTCTTCCCTGGAAGAAACTAACTTATGGTAGATTGGATATAGGATTCTCCCCTTACAACGATTCTTGGAGGGAGTTAAGAAAGATCTGTGTTCTTCATCTATTTAGCAACAAACAGGTCCGTTACTTCAGGACCATTCGGGAAGCTGAAGTGTTTCGTATGATAAAAGCCATAGCAAATTCTAGCTCACCAGGTGGAGAAAATGTTATCAATTTGAGTTCGATCGTGCTTGAAATGACTAGTACTTTGATATGTAGGATTGCATTTGGCATGAAACCAGGTGAAGAGGAATCAAATAAACAGAGATTCGACCATCTTTTGCTTGAAAATCAGGCTATGCTGGGAGGATTCTTTGTTTCGGATTATCTACCTTGGTTCAGTTGGGTGGATAAGCTATCCGGGATGTTATCGAGGCTGGATAAGACTTTCAAAGATATGGATGAATTCAGCCAAGGGTTGATCGATAAGCATTTGGATTCAAATAACAGGGATAATATGATGAATCCCAACAATATTCTTGACTTGTTAATCAAACTTAAGGAACAGAGGATTTGTTCTATTGATTTGACATGGGATCACATCAAGGCCGTGCTATATGTAAGTCCCTTCTCATTAATCTTGTAAACATTTTGGgtttaatataattataatagtAATACGTATagtaatatatgtatatatacatatgtatcTCTTTCATCaatcaattttatttataattattattaatgaatatTAATATATAGTTACCTTTCCAGGATATATTTGTTGCCGGAACCGATACAAGTGCAGCAGTAATCGTGTGGGCGATGACTGCTCTCATGAAAACTCCAAGCACTATGAAAAAACTGCGAACTGAAGTTAGAGAAACCGTTGGAAAGAATGGTCTAGTAAACGAAGATGATGTGTCTCGACTTCCATATCTCAAATCAGTGGTAAAGGAGACCCTGAGGTTGTACCCTCCGGTCCCACTTTTAATACCTAGAGAAACAATGGAAGAATGCGTCATAGAAGGATACACAATCCCACCTGAAACTGTAGTACACATTAATGCTTGGGCTATTGCAAGAGATCCTGAATATTGGGAAAACACAGTTGAATTTTTTCCGGATAGATTCTTTATCAATAGTTCCGTTGATGTGCTGGGGCAAGATTTTGAAATCATTCCTTTCGGCGCAGGAAGAAGGGGGTGTCCCGGAATATTGATAGGGCTTGCAACTGTGGAGCTTGCACTTGCCAATCTTGTTTACTTTTTCGACTGGGAGTTGCCCCAGGGATTTCAGAATGAGGACATAGATACTGAAGCCTCACCTGGGGTGACTATGCATAAAAAAATTCCACTTCGCCTAGTGCCAAGAAAATATGTTTGGGGTTAACCGAGTATTGTTGTTTGTTTACCTTCATCAATATTagatagtgtttgggagagcttttaagaagtatttttttgtttttccttGATATTCCACAAGTCAAATATCAAATATGATGTTGTGTTATGGAATTAGTGAGAGTGAATGAATAAAGATTAATTTGATTTTACGTAATGGGGGATGTATTCAGTCCAGATGTTTAAGGAGTTTCAATAATCtttttaaatgataaaattttgtAAGTttgtcatattttatttattttcgtaGAATCTCACAAATTTGTGTCTAAACTTATTATATCTCATGTTGGTATAATGTTTCTACCAAAAATTGGAGTTAAGATAAGGATGAGATTAGGATTGAATGGAGTAGAAACCTGATACGAATCCATACTAAATGATGTCCAATTACTTTACAGGTTTGGTCggtattatttttaggttttgTTTGGATTTATTGTGAGAATCCGAAATTTCAGTTGACTGAACTAGGGTAAACTAAACTGAGCTAAACTCAACTGAAGTAAACTGAACTGAGGTAGACTAAAATGAGGTAAACTGAAATGAGGTAGACTGAATCTAGGTAAACTGAATTGAGGTAACTTGAACTGACCAGTTGACCAAGACCAGTTCAGCTCCACAAGACTGATGAGTAGCTAGACTGAAATACCAGCTAGCAGCTGCTTCAAAATTGTAACTGATGCATTAACTCAGAATCATGACATTTAATGGGGAGCTTAACAGTCAGAtttttttcatataaataaCACTCAGATTTATGAGATCTGTTACACGAAATTCTGAGCAAAACACTTATAATTGAGTGAGGAAATTCAGTTGAGAAGAAGAGTTCAGTTGGGCAGACCATTTGAGCAGACAGTTGAGCAAATGTCACATTTCAAGAACAACTGAAATCCTTTAGCAATAACTGTAAGTGGGCGTTTTGTTTTAAAGTAACGCGCAACTCTGTTTTGTTTTGATTCCAGCATATAAATATACGATTTGCTTCATGAATAGGAATGGCAGCGGGTCGGGTTCGGGGTGGGTTTGGGAAAACCCGAGTCCCGCCCGCCTCCCCTTGGACCGGACCGAACCCGACCCGCCCCGTGACCCAGCAGGTCCAAtccgggttagacccgttggacccgccaaattttatataatttaaattttattaaataaaaaatttaaataagttaaaaaatcattaaatttatttttcaaatttatattaacaatatttaggacaaaaaatattctcacaagttaaaatgtattattttttatttaattaataattaaaaataaagaaattttttaataatatatttttatattaaaaatatcatgatatattaaaattatttcaacccaaaaatattataaactcaaattatgaataaagtattgattatttaatataaaaatataattatatattattaatatatatacatatatattttatatttaaatattaatatatatttttggcggGGCGGGTTCGGCCAAACTCCAGACCCGCCTCGGACCCGCATATGGACCCGC
It encodes:
- the LOC140888999 gene encoding 6,7,8-trihydroxycoumarin synthase-like: MTKTLIKMILLLPLIIFPVLIFFFFKNPKNAAKLHNPPSPPGLPFIGNLHQFDSCNPHLYLFKLAKKYGPLMSMKLGKVQVLVVSSAKMAKEVLKTHDLAFCSRPPFLPWKKLTYGRLDIGFSPYNDSWRELRKICVLHLFSNKQVRYFRTIREAEVFRMIKAIANSSSPGGENVINLSSIVLEMTSTLICRIAFGMKPGEEESNKQRFDHLLLENQAMLGGFFVSDYLPWFSWVDKLSGMLSRLDKTFKDMDEFSQGLIDKHLDSNNRDNMMNPNNILDLLIKLKEQRICSIDLTWDHIKAVLYDIFVAGTDTSAAVIVWAMTALMKTPSTMKKLRTEVRETVGKNGLVNEDDVSRLPYLKSVVKETLRLYPPVPLLIPRETMEECVIEGYTIPPETVVHINAWAIARDPEYWENTVEFFPDRFFINSSVDVLGQDFEIIPFGAGRRGCPGILIGLATVELALANLVYFFDWELPQGFQNEDIDTEASPGVTMHKKIPLRLVPRKYVWG